One Panicum virgatum strain AP13 chromosome 9K, P.virgatum_v5, whole genome shotgun sequence genomic region harbors:
- the LOC120652501 gene encoding guanine nucleotide exchange factor SPIKE 1-like isoform X4: protein MEPAAAAAGEGQRFKRIPRQAWSGNLELDPLLNENLDQWPHLNELVQCYKADFVKDDGKYGRYESVAPPSFQNQIFEGPDTDIETELQLGNDRHSKPEDATEDDTPSTSGRQIYETEPSASSSKVHCSLSPLPAYEPAFDWENERSLIFGQRVPESLPAISNRFLHGLKITVKVLSLSFQAGLVEPFSGTICLYNRDRREKLSEDFYFHLLPTDMLDSQISLDRRGVFSLDAPSPSVCLLIQLEKAATEEGGVTPSVYSRKEPVHLTDKEKQKLQVWSRIMPYKESFAWAMIPLFEGNHAGGLGDAASPSSPLAPSISGSSSQDSIVDPISKLTLDGKLNHYSSGSSVIVEISNLNKVKESYIEDSLHDPKRKVHKPVKGVLRLEVEKLHDGHNDVDNVSEGGSMANDLKDGDLNNGRCSRSSFDGLRTSLNSSAAAQKYAHHNGKTSSADNGDNFQAFDFRTMTRSEPFSQLFHCLYVYPLTVSLSRKRNLFIRVELRKDDSDIRKPPLEAVHPRERNTMLQKWGHTQIAVGTRMASYHDEVKISLPALLTPQHHLVFTFFHVDLQMKLEAPKPVIVGYSVLPLSTHIQLLSDVSLPILRELVPHYLQESGKERMDYLEDGKTVFRLRLRLCSSLFPVNERIRDFFVEYDRHTLHTSPPWGSELLEAINSLKNVESTALLQFLQPILNMLLHLIGDGGETLQVAAFRAMVNILTRVQQESSDGAERNRFLINYVDFAFDDFGDRQAPVYPGLSTVWGSLARSKAKGYRVGPVYDDVLAMAWFFLELIVKSMGLEQSRLFYHNLPLGEDVPPLQLKEGVFRCIMQLFDCLLTEVHERCKKGLSLAKRLNSTLAFFCYDLLSIIEPRQVFELVSLYMDKFAGVCQSVLHDCKLTFLQIICDHDLFVEMPGRDPSDRNYLSSVLIQEIFLTLDHDDLSQRAKAARILVVLLCKHEFDARYQKSEDKLYIAQLYFPLIGQILDEMPVFYNLNAVEKREVLVVILQIIRNLDDATLIKAWQQSIARTRLFFKLLEECITHFEHNKTGDSMLLGASSRSPEVERPASPKYSERLSPSVNAYLSEASRHEIRPQGTPENGYMWNRVSPQLSSPNQPYSLREALAQAQSSRIGSTARALRESLHPVLRQKLELWEENLSTAVSLEVLGITDKFSVAAGTRSITTDYAKLDCITSILMGLLSRSQPLAFWKAFLPVVYNIFNLHGATLMARENDRFLKQIAFHLLRLAVFRNDSIRKRAVVGLQILVRNSFNYFKNTTRLRVMLTITLSELMSDVQVTQMKSDGSLEESGEARRLRKSLEEMADVRSKDLLKDCGLPVNALEAAPEGSSDNRWSWVEVKHLSKCLVQALDAGLEHALLGSVVTVDRYAAAEGFYKLAMAYAPVPDLHIMWLLHLCDAHQEMQSWAEAAQCAVGVAGVIMQALVGRNDAVWSKEHVSSLRKICPIVSADVCAEASAAEVEGYGASKLTVDSAVKYLQLANKLFAQAELYHFCASIQELIIPVYKSRRSYGQLAKCHTSLTNIYESILEQEASPIPFIDATYYRVGFYGERFGKLNKKEYVFRELRDVRLGDIMEKLSHIYEAKMDGNHTLHIIPDSRQVNADELQPGVCYLQITAVDPVREDEDLGSRRERIFSLSTGTVRARVFDRFLFDTPFTKNGKTQGGLEDQWKRRTVLQTEGSFPALVNRLLVTKSESLEFSPVENAIGMIETRTAALRNELEEPRSSEGDQLPRLQSLQRILQGSVAVQVNSGVLSVCTAFLSGEPATRLRSQELQQLIAALLEFMAVCKRAIRVHFRLIGEEDQEFHTQLVNGFQSLTAELSHYIPAILSEL, encoded by the exons ATGGAgcccgcggcggctgcggctggagAAGGGCAGCGGTTCAAGCGGATTCCGCGGCAGGCGTGGTCGGGGAACCTGGAGCTGGATCCACTG ctcaatgAAAACTTAGATCAGTGGCCACATCTAAATGAACTGGTACAGTGCTACAAGGCTGATTTTGTGAAGGATGACGGCAAGTATGGACGATACGAGAGTGTTGCACCACCATCTTTCCAGAATCAAATTTTTGAGGGACCTGATACTGACATAGAAACAG AGTTGCAGCTTGGCAACGATAGGCATTCCAAGCCTGAGGATGCTACTGAAGATGATACGCCAAGCACCTCAGGGAGGCAAATATATGAAACCGAACCATCTGCTTCATCGTCAAAAGTG CACTGTAGTCTGTCACCACTGCCAGCATATGAGCCTGCATTTGATTGGGAGAATGAGAGATCTTTGATATTTGGCCAAAGGGTTCCAGAAAGTCTCCCTGCAATTAGCAACAGGTTTCTTCA TGGCTTGAAGATAACTGTGAAGGTACTATCTTTGTCATTCCAAGCTGGATTAGTTG AGCCTTTCAGTGGAACGATTTGCTTGTACAACAGAGATAGAAGGGAAAAACTGTCAGAAGACTTCTATTTTCACCTACTTCCAACAGATATGCTGGAT TCTCAGATTTCCTTGGATCGCCGAGGTGTTTTCTCATTGGATGCCCCTTCACCATCAGTCTGCCTTTTGATTCAATTAGAAAAGGCTGCTACTGAAGAAGGGGGAGTAACACCTTCTGTTTATTCTCGTAAAGAGCCt GTGCACTTAACtgacaaagagaagcaaaaactGCAAGTCTGGTCTCGAATCATGCCTTATAAAGAGTCATTTGCATGGGCTATGATCCCTCTGTTTGAAGGTAACCATGCTGGTGGTCTTGGTGATGCTGCTTCTCCTAGCAGTCCTTTAGCACCGAGTATATCAGGATCAAGTTCTCAAGATAGTATTGTGGACCCTATTTCAAAGCTTACTTTAGATGGAAAACTCAACCATTACTCAAGTGGAAGCTCAGTTATTGTAGAGATATCAAACTTAAACaaagtgaaggaaagctatataGAGGACTCCCTCCAT GATCCAAAACGGAAAGTACATAAACCGGTGAAAGGTGTATTGAGACTAGAAGTGGAAAAACTTCATGACGGCCACAATGATGTGGATAATGTTTCTGAAGGCGGAAGCATGGCCAATGATTTGAAAGATGGTGACCTCAATAATGGCAGATGCAGCAGGAGTAGCTTTGATGGGCTCCGCACTTCTTTGAATTCTAGTGCTGCTGCCCAGAAATATGCTCATCACAATGGTAAAACTTCTAGTGCTGATAACGGTGACAAT TTTCAGGCTTTTGACTTTCGGACGATGACCCGAAGTGAACCATTTTCACAACTTTTTCATTGCCTCTATGTGTACCCATTGACTGTTAGCTTGAGCCGCAAACGAAACCTATTTATAAGAGTGGAACTAAGAAAGGATGATTCTGATATCCGTAAGCCTCCATTGGAG GCTGTTCATCCAAGGGAGCGGAACACAATGTTACAGAAGTGGGGCCATACACAGATCGCCGTTGGAACAAGAATGGCTTCCTACCATGATGAAGTTAAAATCAGTCTGCCTGCTCTTTTGACACCCCAACACCATCTTGTGTTCACTTTTTTCCATGTAGATCTCCAAATGAAACTTGAGGCACCAAAACCA GTGATTGTTGGGTATTCAGTACTTCCGTTGTCGACACATATTCA GTTACTTTCGGATGTATCCTTGCCAATTTTGAGAGAGCTCGTCCCACATTACCTGCAGGAAAGTGGAAAG GAGAGAATGGACTACCTGGAGGATGGAAAAACTGTTTTCAGGTTGCGTTTAAGGCTCTGCTCGTCATTGTTTCCAGTTAATGAAAGGATAAGAGACTTTTTTGTTGAGTATGACCGTCATACTCTACATACAAGCCCCCCTTGGGGTTCTGAGCTTCTCGAG GCCATAAATAGTTTGAAGAACGTCGAATCTACGGCATTGTTACAATTTCTGCAACCGATACTTAATATGTTGCTCCATCTTATTGGTGATGGCGGTGAGACCCTTCAG GTTGCTGCATTTCGAGCCATGGTTAACATTTTAACCCG GGTGCAGCAGGAGTCATCAGACGGGGCTGAGAGAAATAGGTTTCTTATTAACTATGTTGATTTTGCTTTCGATGACTTTGGTGATCGGCAAGCACCTGTGTATCCTGGTCTATCTACTGTTTGGGGAAGTCTTGCTCGGAGTAAG GCTAAAGGTTATAGAGTTGGTCCTGTATATGATGATGTATTGGCAATGGCTTGGTTTTTTCTGGAGCTTATTGTAAAGTCAATGGGCTTGGAACAAAGTCGTCTCTTCTACCACAACCTTCCATTAG GTGAAGATGTTCCACCTCTACAATTGAAAGAAGGTGTTTTCAGGTGCATCATGCAACTTTTTGATTGCCTTCTAACCGAGGTTCATGAGCGCTGTAAAAAAGGTTTAAGCTTGGCAAAGCGCTTGAACAGCACGCTTGCTTTCTTTTGCTACGATCTTTTATCAATTATTGAGCCTCGCCAAGTTTTTGAGCTG GTTTCGTTGTATATGGACAAGTTTGCCGGAGTTTGTCAGTCAGTCCTCCATGACTGCAAATTGACATTCCTGCAGATAATATGTGACCATGATCTATTTGTTGAGATGCCTGGGCGGGACCCCTCTGATAG AAACTATCTGTCGTCAGTTCTTATTCAAGAGATCTTTCTCACCTTGGACCATGATGATTTGTCTCAACGAGCAAAG GCTGCTCGAATTTTAGTAGTCCTTTTATGCAAGCATGAATTTGATGCACGTTATCAAAAAAGTGAAGACAAGCTGTACATTGCTCAGTTGTATTTTCCTCTTATAGGGCAG atccttgatgagatgcCTGTTTTCTATAATCTGAATGCTGTTGAAAAGCGTGAGGTGCTAGTTGTCATTTTGCAAATCATAAGGAACTTGGATGATGCAACTCTTATCAAAGCATGGCAACAGAGCATTGCTAGAACCAGATTGTTCTTCAAACTTCTTGAAGAGTGTATAACCCATTTTGAG CACAACAAAACCGGAGACAGCATGCTACTTGGTGCTAGTTCTCGGAGCCCTGAAGTTGAGCGTCCTGCGTCCCCAAAGTACTCGGAGCGATTATCCCCATCAGTTAATGCATATTTGTCAGAGGCATCAAGGCATGAAATAAGG CCTCAGGGAACACCAGAAAATGGATACATGTGGAATAGGGTTAGCCCTCAGCTAAGTTCTCCAAATCAACCGTATTCATTGAGGGAAGCACTTGCTCAAGCGCAATCTTCAAGAATTGGGTCAACGGCCAGGGCATTGAGAGAGTCTCTACATCCAGTACTACGACAAAAGTTG GAACTTTGGGAAGAAAATCTCAGCACTGCTGTGAGCCTGGAAGTGTTGGGAATAACTGATAAGTTTTCAGTTGCTGCGGGCACTCGTAGCATCACTACTGATTATGCTAAGCTAGATTGTATAACATCAATCTTAATGGGTCTTTTATCTAGGAGCCAGCCCTTGGCCTTTTGGAAAGCTTTCCTTCCTGTGGTCTATAATATATTTAATCTCCATGGTGCAACACTTATGGCAAGGGAGAATGACCGCTTCTTGAAGCAGATTGCTTTTCATCTTTTGCGGCTTGCTGTTTTCCGAAATGATTCAATTAGAAAAAGGGCTGTTGTTGGGCTGCAGATTCTTGTTAGG AACTCATTCAACTATTTCAAgaacactacaaggctgaggGTCATGTTGACAATTACTTTGTCAGAATTGATGTCTGATGTGCAAGTAACTCAGATGAAATCCGATGGTTCTCTTGAAGAAAGTGGTGAAGCTCGTCGCCTTAGGAAATCACTGGAGGAAATGGCTGATGTGAGAAGCAAGGATCTGTTAAAAGATTGCGGCCTCCCTGTTAATGCGTTGGAGGCTGCTCCTGAAGGTTCATCTGATAATAGGTGGTCCTGGGTAGAGGTGAAGCATCTGTCTAAATGTCTAGTCCAGGCCCTTGATGCTGGTCTGGAGCATGCCCTCTTG GGTTCTGTAGTAACTGTGGACAGGTATGCGGCCGCTGAGGGTTTCTATAAGCTAGCTATGGCCTATGCACCTGTTCCAGATCTTCACATTATGTGGTTGCTGCACCTGTGTGATGCACACCAGGAGATGCAATCATGGGCTGAAGCAGCACAATGTGCAGTTGGTGTAGCTGGTGTGATCATGCAG GCACTTGTTGGAAGGAATGATGCTGTGTGGAGCAAGGAGCATGTTTCTTCGCTGCGTAAGATTTGCCCTATAGTGAGTGCTGACGTTTGTGCAGAAGCCTCTGCAGCTGAAGTTGAGGGATATGGTGCATCCAAACTAACAGTGGATTCAGCTGTCAAGTATCTTCAACTTGCCAACAAACTCTTTGCACAAGCTGAACTCTACCATTTTTGTGCAAGCATCCAGGAACTCATCATTCCTGTGTATAAAAGCAGAAGGTCTTATGGACAGCTGGCCAAATGCCATACATCACTCACAAACATCTATGAGTCAATTCTTGAACAGGAAGCCAGTCCTATACCATTTATTGATGCCACATACTACCGAGTTGGTTTCTATGGTGAGCGTTTTGGCAAGCTCAATAAAAAGGAGTATGTGTTTAGAGAGCTGCGGGATGTACGTCTTGGTGACATTATGGAGAAGCTTAGCCATATATATGAGGCTAAAATGGATGGCAATCACACCTTACACATCATTCCAGACTCGAGACAAGTCAATGCTGATGAATTGCAACCTGGTGTCTGCTATTTACAGATCACTGCTGTTGATCCTGTGAGGGAGGATGAGGACTTGGGTAGCAGGAGGGAAAGGATCTTTTCTTTATCTACTGGTACTGTACGTGCACGTGTGTTTGACCGTTTTCTTTTTGACACACCATTCACAAAGAATGGAAAAACACAAGGTGGCTTAGAAGACCAATGGAAGAGACGCACAGTGCTTCAGACTGAGGGTTCATTTCCTGCTTTGGTGAACCGCCTGCTAGTTACCAAATCTGAATCTCTAGAGTTCTCTCCTGTTGAGAATGCGATTGGAATGATCGAAACAAGAACAGCTGCATTGAGAAATGAACTAGAAGAACCACGGAGTTCTGAAGGCGATCAACTACCAAGGCTTCAAAGCTTGCAAAGGATACTCCAAGGAAGTGTGGCTGTTCAG GTCAACAGTGGAGTGTTAAGTGTGTGCACTGCATTCTTATCCGGTGAGCCTGCGACCAGGCTCCGATCACAAGAACTGCAGCAGCTCATCGCTGCATTGCTTGAATTCATGGCTGTCTGCAAGCGCGCAATCAGAGTGCATTTCAGATTGATAGGCGAAGAAGACCAGGAATTCCACACCCAACTCGTCAATGGATTCCAGTCACTCACTGCTGAGCTGTCTCACTATATCCCTGCTATACTTTCAGAGCTATGA